A window from Corythoichthys intestinalis isolate RoL2023-P3 chromosome 10, ASM3026506v1, whole genome shotgun sequence encodes these proteins:
- the wu:fj16a03 gene encoding uncharacterized protein wu:fj16a03, with amino-acid sequence MKPFLLLLLLLPVFSAADSIRCYGEDHLLVRNMELTCDTSNQPQACYTRENGLKGCIDVALCSRSGFVCCNTELCNV; translated from the exons ATGAAGCCGTTCCTGCTCCTGCTGCTGCTCTTGCCAGTCTTCTCAG CGGCCGATTCAATCCGCTGCTACGGCGAAGACCACTTGTTGGTGCGGAACATGGAGCTGACCTGCGACACCAGCAACCAACCGCAGGCCTGCTACACCCGAG AAAACGGTCTGAAAGGCTGCATCGACGTGGCGCTCTGCTCGCGGTCCGGATTTGTGTGCTGCAATACCGAATTATGCAACGTCTGA